Proteins encoded together in one Mercenaria mercenaria strain notata chromosome 18, MADL_Memer_1, whole genome shotgun sequence window:
- the LOC128550506 gene encoding uncharacterized protein LOC128550506: MGSGISKSSFDRRPVENSSVMKSSDEYHDPEKSIYKNIGNTGNPQPSGAAMKIHINPKASDQRDKDEFTFINKINVKASTDEKDCFIESMALVSSNKLAIVDNYNRTLKVVDTDNKTIKKAMKFQSSPFGITTISCDQVAVTFPKECKIEIVSTSEDISLVETLKTNGSCLGICFKNEKLYVSYLPMPPNIPIKFQILRLTGAVQKTIRPDSEVLKYSTYPSCIAVSPEENSVFVSDWKCHKVFCIDMDGNMLSMYQDELEHPSDIFMSLLGSVYLLNKGQHLLYEVKSDLSEATVLLGIGDGLAFPNAMCFNLYKQHLYISAGSDSAKLNNEIKVYIWK; the protein is encoded by the coding sequence atggggAGTGGTATTTCTAAATCGTCCTTCGACAGAAGGCCTGTAGAAAATTCGTCAGTGATGAAGAGCTCTGACGAATACCATGATCCAGAAAAATCGATATATAAGAATATTGGCAATACGGGAAATCCGCAACCTTCTGGCGCAGCgatgaaaatacatataaatcCTAAAGCAAGTGATCAAAGAGATAAAGATGAATTCACTTTCATCAACAAGATAAATGTTAAGGCAAGCACAGATGAAAAAGACTGTTTCATTGAAAGCATGGCTCTAGTGTCAAGTAATAAACTGGCTATCGTTGACAATTACAACAGGACGTTGAAGGTAGTGGATACggataataaaacaataaaaaaggcAATGAAATTCCAGTCATCCCCATTTGGAATTACAACAATATCTTGTGACCAGGTAGCCGTTACGTTTCCTAaagaatgcaaaattgaaattgtaTCTACATCTGAAGACATATCCTTAGTTGAAACGTTAAAAACTAACGGCAGCTGTTTGGGCATTTGTTTCAAAAATGAGAAATTGTATGTGTCGTATTTACCGATGCCACCTAATATTCCCATTAAGTTCCAAATTCTGCGGTTGACAGGCGCAGTACAGAAAACAATTAGGCCTGATTCTGAAGTGTTGAAATACAGCACCTATCCAAGCTGCATTGCTGTAAGTCCCGAAGAAAATTCAGTCTTCGTTTCTGACTGGAAATGCCACAAAGTGTTTTGCATAGACATGGATGGGAATATGTTATCTATGTATCAAGATGAGCTTGAGCATCCAAGTGATATATTCATGTCTCTTCTTGGATCCGTGTACCTCCTCAACAAGGGACAGCACCTTTTGTATGAGGTCAAGTCAGATCTGAGCGAAGCTACAGTGTTGCTAGGGATAGGAGATGGCTTGGCATTTCCAAATGCAATGTGCTTTAACCTGTACAAGCAACATCTTTATATCAGCGCTGGCTCTGATTCTGCAAAGCTGAATAACGAAATAAAGGTTTACATCTGGAAATGA